CCCCATACAGATGACGCAACTGAGTGTCAGTGGCTTTAAGCTCTTGGAGGGCAAGGGCTGTGTCTACTGTGTTCAGCTTGCAGCCCCAGCACTTGTCAAGTGCTGGGCTCAATAGACACACGCTGAACGGAAGAATGAGCTTGCCCAAGACCACGGGACGAGGCGGGAGTCACAGAGCAGGTGTGCCTCAACCAAAGCCCCAGCGGAACAAGGCTGCACTTTCTGCCACTGTGACCGCCCAGGGGCTGCATACCTGCAAACCCCGAGCCACAGTTGGTGATGATGTCGAGCAGGGCCTCGGGCAGGAAGCCAGCAGCCGCAAAGTGCTCCAGGAAGATGTCTCCCTGCCTCTTGGACaacttgctgccatccttgttgAGCAGGAGTGGCAGGTGGGCAAAGCGAGGCGGCTGCCAGCCCAGGGCCCGGTAGAGCAGCAGGTGCTTGGAGGTGGACACGAGCCACTCGGAGCCCCGTAGCACGTGGCTGATGCCCATGTGGTGGTCATCCACCACGCAGGCCAGGTGGTAGGTGGGGAAGCCGTCACTCTTCAGGATGACCGGGTCTCCCTCCACACTGGCCACTTCATGCCGAGTCCAGCCATATACCAGGTCCTGGAAGGCTGGTGCCTCCTCTTCCAGGCGGAAGCGAATGGCAGGTGTGGGGTCCTTGGCCAGCTTCTGGGCCACCTGGCCCTGGCTCAGGTCCCGGCACCGATTGTCGTACCtgttgggaagcagagcaggtggcagctAGAGAACAGCTAAAGACCCAAGTCCCACCCTCATCTGACAGCTGTGCAGTGGCACTCACCTCTGTCAGCTGTCTCCCGCGGCTGGTACTGAGCGAGGAACATGCCATGGCAGGCACCAGCATCCATCTGCCTACCAGCCACGCCCCCTCCCTTACTAATGAGGAAATGGCAATAGGCTCAGCCGGAGGGGTGGACCCATGATGGGCACAGCCCACACGGCAGCCCACTTGCCCCACGCCAGTGACCAGTCCAGATTACACTGGTCCACAGGCACCAATCCAGATGGTGGTAAGGGTGGGAAAGGAGTTACCCCTCCAAACACaggcaagagagagcgagagccgAACTGGAAAATCCCTTTTAACGTCTCACTTCTTCTTTCTGCCCTCCTTGGATGCTGACCCGAGAGCGTGGGGGCGGAGGAGGGAGGGGTGTGCTGGGACCTGCCACAGCTACTTAAATGAAGAGAGCAGAGGCAAGATAGTCGGAGACGGGCCAGAAGGAGCCCGCCCTGCCCTTTCTAAGCGCCTGGCCTTCTCCTGGAGTTGCCCATGTCCAGACCGCCAAGGATGGGGAGACGAACAACTGGGTGGCTTAAGCTCTGGCATAATATGCTGCATCGGTCCACACAGCCCCACCCCACAATCTGCATGTTAATGACACCCCAGGGCGACTGGTCAGCACGTTAGAAAATGAGCAGTTCTGCCTTGTCGCTTTTCACAAGGTCATCAGTTACAGGTGCCCCAAAGCGTCCTGATGCAGATAAAGACGTAAAGCTTGCAAGCTTAGTCCTGTCACAGCCAAGCGCTCAACCGGCAGATGGCTGCAAGCACTGGTCTCATGACAGGGCTCAACCGTGATTTTAAAAAGCGACCCCCCCATGGACAGAGAGATCATTTATAAGAAAACAGCAATGCTGCGGTGAACATCAGGACCTCGTGCAGTCATCCAAGCACCTGTCCAAATGGGTCCTTGGAACCAGAACTGAAATGTTAGGATGCCACTGCAGGTGCTGGACAGTAGCAAAGCTACCAACTGACCCTGCAATGCCACACCTAGAAAGGTAGCCAACCAGTGCACCACACACAGGCAAAACAGATGGCGACATCACTCACCACCGCTTGCTTTCCCAACAGAACAAACTGACACAGAGGTTTGTGAataggggactggcgctgtggcccagcaggttaagctgccatctacaaggCTGGCATCTCCTATCGGAgagccagttccagttccagctgctccatttctgattcagtttcctgctaatgtgcttaggaaagcagaagatagcccaagtgcttgggccctgcacccacatgggagacctggatggagctcctggctctggcctggcccagctccggccattgcagtcattgggCGAGTGaactttctgtcattctgcctttcaaatacataaaataaatcttaaaacaaaacaaaacatttgtgAACGAAGAATAGACCAAGTGAATGACAGCAGATCCAAACCCCACAGAGCATGACACAAGCAGGGAAAAACGACGCGGTGCTCAGGACGGCAGGTGGGACGACACTGCGTGCAGTCACCCGTGCAGGGGATGAGGAAGTCACACCCACTCCTCAGCACTCAGGAGGAGACACGAGAAAATTCTAGTGCCACGTGTCCCTGGAGAGGGACAAGTGAGTGGCCAGAATCAAGGTGGGAGAGGGATCTTGTAGTGTAGACCATGAGGGTACGGGGATTATTTAGAGCAGTAATTTAAACCACTTTACGTGGTACTGCCCAAGACCCACACGGCAGGCAGCTTCTGACACAGCCCCAGGACTCCCACCTCCTGGTCTTGCTGCCCCGGGCTGTCCCTTCCTTCTGAGTGTGGGCCAGACCTAGTGACCTCCTCCAAAGAACACAACAAAGGCCATGAGATGTCACCACCACCATCTGCTGGGCTCCAGCTGAGAGGACCGGGGCAGGGAACGTGGGTCTCCTGGCAACAGCCAGCAGGCTACCCACAGCCTCCAAAGATGGAAGCCAAAGCTTCCCAAGAGGACCGCTGAGATAATCACAGGCCAGCCAAGCCCTGAACAGCAGCTCAGAGAGGCAGCCTGAGCACAAGGACCCCACTACCCCATGGCCAGCAGCCTGACCCACGCAGATGGGCAGTGGCAAGAACGTGGGGTGATGTGAGATGCAGTACTAGGTGACCCACACCCCCAGCAGAGGGGCGGGCCGGGCGCTCACCGGGGCGTCTGGCGGTTCCGCAGGGCCTCCTTCTtcagcagctccagccgctgGGGCGAGCAGAAGCAGCGGTAGGCAGCCCCCGTCTTCAGCAGTGCTTCTGCGGCCTGGGCGTACAGCTGCAGGCGCTGGGACTGCTGGTAGGGCCCGGCAGGACCGCCCTGGCGGGGGCTCTCATCAGGAGAGATACCTGTAGCACAGGGAGAGGAGCGGTGTCAAGGAATAGCCACCAGGGTGTACACAGCACGTactccctggccctgctcccacacTTGACGTGCACATTAAAGCTGTTTATcctccaggccagcgctgtggtgtaaagccaccacgtgcaacactggcattaaacatgggcaccggtttgagaccccgctgctccacttctgatccagctctctgctatagcctgggaaagcagtagaagatggcccaagtccttgggcccctgcacccatgtgggagacccgaagaagctcctggctctggcctggcccagcccagaccatggcagtcatttggggagtgaaccagtggttgagagtggatggaagatctgactctctcttttcctctctgcaactgtggctttcaaataaataaaaattaatctactaaaaaccaaacaaaaaagcggGAGCTGTTCATCCCCACTACCCGTGGGGCCAGGGCCATGATTCAGACATACAAGGTAAAACAGAGAGAGGGGCGCTGCAGGTCACAGGCGGGTCATGGCAGGTGTGTGGCTCCCCTCggtaggcctctgcctgcagcctttCCTGAGCCCAGGCCCGCGAGGCTGCCTTTCTCCTGAGTCATCCCCCGGCCGCGGTGAGCTGCCCGGGGTGAAGTGCTTGGCAGCCTGCCTGGCACGTGCCGAGTGCTCAGCACATTTCTGGCTGGCATTAATGTTATTGAGCTCCCTCTGTGTCTTCATTTGTCAGGAGAGACAGCTGGATCACAGAAATACAGGGCCCCTTCCTGATCTAACCTTGAACAAGTCTCTTTAACATGGGCAGCATCTCGGAGCGGCCCAGGGTTTCAGAGTGACTCCCCCTAGCAGTGAAAACAGACATCCACATGAAAACCATCACACAGAGGTTCACAGCAGGCTTATTCCTCACAACCCCAAAGTGGAGACAACCCAAAGGCCTGTCCATCGGTCTatgggtaaacaaaatgtggtatatccacaTAACAAACAGTATTTTGGTCATCAAAGGGGAGGGGGACATTAGACGCAGTGGTTATGAAACTGCTTGGAACGGCCCCTCCTGTgcccgggttctagtgctggctctgcttctgattccagattctgcTGAGGTACACCTAGGGAAAcaacaggcgatggctcaagtgcttgggtccctgccacccacatggaggcccacaatgagttcctggcttctggctttggcctggtgcagctctggctgttgcaggaatttggggagtgaatcagtaaatgcaatctttctctctgcttttcaaataaataaaataaaaaggaggaaatgCTTACACACATTATCACACACAAAAACAACacgctgggccggcgccgcggctcagtaggctaatcctccgccttgcggcgccggcacaccgggttctagtcccggtcggggcactgatcctgtcccggttgtccctcttccaggccagctctctgctatggcccgggaaggcagtggaggatggcccaagtcctggggccctgcaccccatgggagaccaggagaagcacctggctcctgccatcggaacagcgcggtgcgccggccgcagtgcgcctaccgcggcggccattggagggtgaaccaacggggaaaaaggaagacctttctctctgtctccctctactttccactctgcctgtcaaaaataaaaaaaaataaaaaaataaaaaaaaaaaaacacacacacaaaaaaacaacatGCTAGTGAAAGCCAGACATGGGGCCAGgggtgtggtatagcaggtaaagctgctgcctgcagtgccagcatcccatatgggggccagttcaggtcctggctagtctacttccgatccagctccctgctatagcctgggaaagcagtggaagatggcccaaatcgttgggcccctgcacccacgtgggagacctggaagaagctccaagctctaggtttcagattggcccagctccgaccattgcagccatttggggagtgaaccagcggatggaagacctttctctctttctctctctctctctgcctctctgaactcttcctttcaaataaataaataaataaataaataaataactcaaaaaaaaaaaagaaaagaaaaagccagtCATGAGGCCGGCGGTGTggtacctgtgatgccagcatcccatatcagagcactggttcgagtcctggccactctacttccaatccagctctctgctaacgcacttggggaggcagtggaggatgtcccaaatactaaggtccctgacacccagaaGGGAGAATCAGATTGAGTACCAGGCACGTGGCTTCgacctggaccagtcctggccattgcagtcatttgcagagtgaaccagtggatggaagatctcttcctctctctttcaaatacaaaaaaatctctaaaagaaaaaaagccagtcacaaaaggccaCACACTGTATGATCCTGCTTGCACAAAACATCCAAACAAGGCAGGTTCATAGGCTGTGGCTGCCAGGGTCTCAGTATATTGCCTCTAACAGCTGTGGGGTTTCTTTCTgggataatgaaaatgttctagagggccggcaccgtggcttaacaggctaatcctccgccttgcggcgccggcacaccgggttctagtcctggtcggggcgccggattctatcccggttgcccctcttccaggccagctctctgctatggcccgggaaggcagtggaggatggcccaagtgcttgggccctgcaccccatgggagaccaggagaagcacctggctcctggcttcggatcagcgagatgtgccggctgcagcggccattggagggtgaaccaacagcaaaggaagacctttctctctgctgctcctcaaACACACCCAGCACTTTCCTTCCCCAGGGCCTTGGCACCTGCCACTCCACCTGCTCTGGATCGCCCTAGGTATCCACCTTCCCCTAGGTagccccagggctggcccctcaCTTCCTGTGAGTGTCGGCTCCAGCCTCACCGCCTCATTGGAGAACACCCTACCCCAGTCCCCTACCCTGGTCCCCTTTCTCACAACACAGACACCACACTAAGAATCAATCCATCTGCAGACTCGTCTTCCCCTTCTTGCTGAGCGCACGGTCTCCGCTCAGTGTGCCCAGTGCCGAGACAGCACCCGGATCACACAGGAAGGGGTCTCGCGGAAGAAATTCCTGCACTCGAGGAAGCTCGATGGAGTACCTGCTACCACCCTCTGCAACAGAGGGCAGCGACGGAGAACCTTCTGCCCGCAGGAACCCCGGGTCCCGGGGAGCACTACTTGAGGCTGCAGCACACGTTCCAACACAGCCGCGGCCCCTGCCCTTGGGCAGCTTCCCCCCTCCTGGTCACACCTGGCCCATGGGGGCTCTGGGTTGGCGCGGACCTGGCAAACCCACTCCCTCTTGGTTCTCCCTGGCCTAGCTGGCCAAAAAAATTAAACGTCCCGCCAAGATCAAGTTTGGAGACTGTACACATTTTGTTTGGCTCCTAgggtgtggttaaaaaaaaaaaaaaaaaaaaagatctgagccCAGACTTAACAATGGGAAGCattcttcaataaaaaaaaaaaaatgtggattttTGGCTTGCTTTTGAACTCAGAAGAGCGGACAAGCTGGGCCGCAGTCCCAGGTGGGAAGCCGCGGCCGGAGGTGCAGCCTGCTTCGGGGGAGCCGTGCTCTCCGCTGCTCACGACGGGCCCGGCCCCTCCACTGCCCATGCGGCCAAGTttcctgcctgggccctgcagggtCGGGCCTGAAATTCTGAGCTAACAGCCCCGCGGCTTTGATTCCAGGAGCTTCGGCACCTTGTAGGGAGGCACCTGCCACCCCAGCCCAAAGGTACCTACCATTCCAGGAAGCCCTCATCCTCCACCCCAGGTGCCCTGAGATGATCCACAGGCTCCTCCGCCCGCTCCTCCCCCTGGCAGCCTCACCCGCCCACTCCAGCATGTCCTCGATGTTGTCAGCTGCCCCAGGCACGAGGCGGGTCTGGTCCGTGTCCTCCAGCCGCAGGATGAAGTGCCCCTGGTGCTTCTTGGCAAAGATGTAGTTGTACAGGGCGGTGCGGAGGCCACCCAGGTGCAGGAAGCCTGGCAGAAGGAAAGAGGTCAGGTCAGAGAGGGGAGATGCAATCCTGGGCCTCAGTCTGAGACAGAAACGTTCCAGCGAGTTCCAGAGACCACGAAGCAGCCAGCGTCCAGGCGGCCCGACCGTCCAGGAGGACCTAGGATTCGCTCCCCAACCTTCCCCCAGGGTCTGGGGCATATCATTTTGCACAAGGCCTCCAATTCTTGCCAAGAGCCCTCTCTCGCTCTACTTTGACGTTTGCCTCAAGGCCAAGTTTCCCCAAGAAGGAGGCAGCCCCAGATTATTCACTGAAGCCTTGTCAGGCATTTAAGtcaggcaaaaaaaaatcaatgctccCCAGGAAAAACAAAGCTAATTTAAAATGCGATAAAATCACACTTTGCATATGCACCATATGGGTTACAGGAAACTGTCTCCTCGGTGTTTTCACTTAAGGGCTTGGTTTAAACACTAACCCAAAGCACCAAGTGTATTTAATCACAGAGCTCAGAGGCACAGCCTGCATTTGGCCTTGTCAGGCTTTGCTTTTTCATCATTCCTGAATGAAAACCGAAACCACGAAGGTTTCTGCAGGGCAGTCATTTCCTCCTCTAGCCCAaccctcagccctgaggctcCACAATTAGTTAatgcaggtgcagtgggcagGCCAGGGCCTAGGGAAACCTCTGGGGCAGGGTTCTTCCTGGTGCAACACAGCTGACATGGGAGAAAGCCAGCGCAGCTCAATGTCCCTGGGTCCCAAGAGTCTCCAGATAAAATGTTGGCCGAACTATATCCTCAATTAATTTCAGCTATTACACTCAGCTGTGTTGCTTGTTAATTCTGTTTATAGTCATCGGGTTTTCCCACGTGGGCTTCTCCTCCAACTCAGCAAGCGAGAATTCAGTCACCACAACGCAGGCTGCTGTTTGTTCACGCAGGCCTTTCTGAGGGCACCAGACCTCGCGGAGCGGCTCAGCGGCTCAGCGGCATCCGCTGGGCCCCATGAGGCAGCACTGTCATTAGCCCTGTAAATGCCGGCACCTGCTAAGagcgctggttcacgtcctggctgctccgcttctgatccagctccctgctaacctgcctggggaagcaccaggcccttgggctcctgccacctgcacgggagacccggatgaagtcccaggctcctggccgttgcggccatttgggaagtgaaccagtgttaAGATCTTTGTGtctcccctccctctgtaactctgcttttcaaaacaaacaaacaaaaaacttccaaAAACAATGTAAAAGAATTCTAGGAATGCTAATGCCACTGAACTAGCATCGACTGGAATTTCAGTTCGAGAAACACTGCCGCACAGTCTACTGCCTGCACGGCTGGGACCTCGCACTGGCCGTGGGGTCTGCCATGGGGCATGTGTGGCGAAGGTAGCCCTGGTGAGAAAATACTGGGAACGGGCAAGAGCTCCAACAGGCTGTCCAGGGGCCTCGGCTCGCCCACACCGGCACCGGCTCGCTGAGCTCGCGCCAGCACCAACCACAGGGCCTTGGGACCTGCAATCCCTTGCCACTGGCTTCTCAGCCAAGGGCTTCCGAGCACCCCACCCAAGCCCGAGTGGGGTCGGTCGTGGCCAGCACAAGACAGGCTGCCCGGGCGCAGTGTCCCCAGCGCACAGAACGCTACCCGGCAGAACCTACGACGCAATACACCTTCCCGGGCGCATGAGGAGCAGGGAAGGGAAAAGCCCTCAGTGTCTGCCTCTGCACAATGGGGGCGCAAAGCCCCCTCCCCGGCGCCGCACCGCCGGAAGCCGTGCGTTCGGGAACTTTCCGGGGGCGGGGACGGGAAGGCAGGCCATATCCCACAGCCTCACGCCCCGCGCCGTTacctgtggggctgggggcaaACCGCACTCGCACCGCAGCCCCGGGATCGGCGCCCCGGCTGACCTCGCGCCGCCCCAGGGGGCGGCCCCAGGCCGCCGGGGTCCTCCCCGGcgccaacagcttcttccagaGCGTCGCCATGTGGGGCGGACTCACACACGTGTGGTTCTGGCTGCGTCACTTCCGGGGATTCCTCCCAGCCAATCCGCCTCCGCCACACTGAGCTCAGTCCCACCCCCTTAAAGTCGCAGGCCTCCTCGCTCGACAGCCTACGGCCCCGGGGTCGGCTTCGGATCCACTCGGCCGCTAGGGGGCAGAGCTCCCGAAGCGGGTGAtttccaggccccgcccccctcGGTCGGGAAAGCTAAAGCGTggcaggggccgggccggggaagCGGAGGAGGCGGGTCTCCATAGAAACCTCCACCTGTTTCCGGCCAGGCTGTGCGCGTTTAGGGGCTGCTGCGGGGGCCAATCTCAGCCAGCTCGTCTCTTCCCAGCGGCCTCTGCGGGAGCGGTGGGTGTTGTACACAATCATCATGGCGGCGGCCGGGGCCCCGGATGGTGAGTGCGGAGGGGTTGGCGGGCGCCGGGCTGGGCCGCGGGGTTGCGGGCGCTCCTGCTGGGGAGGGATGCGGCCTGGGCCCGGAGGGAGGAGCTTGGCTCGGGGGCTGGGATTCGGCGGCGCCGGCCTCGAGTCCCGTCGCAGGCCCGGCCCGCGGCGAGCGCCCACCCCCCTAACCCCTTTGCAGGCATGGAGGAACCTGGCATGGACACGGAGGCCGAGACCGTGGCCAGCGAGGCGCCCGCGCGGCCCCTCAACTGCGTGGAGACCGAAGCCGCAGCGGGGGCGGCGGCTGAGGACTCCTGCGCGGCGCGAGGCAGCCTGCAGccggccccggcccagccccccggGGACCCCGCGGCCCAGGCCTCGGTCAGCAACGGCGAGGAcgcgggcggcggcgcgggccaGGAGCTGGTGGACCTGAAGATCATCTGGAACAAGACCAAGCACGATGTGAAGTTCCCGCTGGACAGCACGGGCTCCGAGCTGAAACAGAAGATCCACTCGATCACAGGTGATCCCGCCGGCGCCGGCAGCAGGCGACGGCCGTGCGAGGCGCGGTGCTGGCCGCGTTGCCTCGGTCCGCTCCCAGGGCTCGCAGCAGGCCCCCGACGGGAGTCCTTGCATGCCCGTGGTTACTCAGGCCGGGGGTCCCACGAGATCCAAGATCTTAGAGCTGGTGGGCGGCTGAGCTGCCGCTCCAACCCGGGTCCGACTCTGAGCTTCTCAAACTAAAGTCGCTCCTGACATCGCTCCGTAAAAACCTGTTTTTACGATTTATCTGCGGCATCTGTTCGATTTACAGCTCCTGGGCCCTGTCCTGGGAGATTCTGGTTCAGCGGGTTCGGGATGCAGGCAGGAATTTCTTTTTAGTGAATATCTTAGGTAATTCACCTAAGGGAAGTTTTGGGACTGGTGCTGCTGACTGTCAGACGCGGGGCTTGGACGGTTGCTcgtatttcttaattttatgttGTATACAGCGCTTTGCTGTCCGCAGTGCTTTCCAAAGAAGCCTTCTCCGTGTGGCTCAGCCGCCTGAGAACAGGCACTCTTGTTCTTGGCTTCTGTACTCCTCTGACACCTGTTGTTTCGCACGTGATGCATTCGATTAGGTGATGAACAACTTGGAAAGAATGACGGCTAATGTTTATTGAGCCATTGCTGAATACCAggtgctgtaccaaatgccccaCGTGTGTTCTGTCTCTCTAAGTTTTAGAACAGGTCTGTGGTAGAAAGTTCTGGAAATTGGGGCTCAGAGGTTGTGAATTGCTTCGGGACAGGATCCAGTACTGACTTCCCGGTCTTTCCCTTTGCTTGTCTGCCAAGGTCTCCCACCTGCCATGCAGAAAGTCATGTATAAGGGACTCGTCCCCGAGGATAAGACGTTGAGAGAAATAAAAGTGACCAGTGGAGCCAAGATCATGGTGGTCGGCTCCACGATCAATGATGTGTTAGCTGTGAACACGCCCAAAGACGCAGCGCAGCAAGATGCCAAGGCCGAAGAGAACAAGAAAGAGCCCCTGTGTAGGCAGAAGGTGAGTCGGTTCTGTGCGTGTTGGTCCTGAGAATCTGAGCCGTGGCTGCTTACGTTCTCCCTAGAATAAGCTCCTTTTCGGACAGGGCCCATGATGGAAATTCATGGCGGCAGTTGGGTGCGGCAGAGTGGAGGTGCCAGCTACCTGAGATTTGCAGCTTTGTCTCATCTGGCGGGTCAGTGTGTCTCAAGTCTACCTACTttagggttaaagccccggtgAGAGGGAGGCTC
This sequence is a window from Lepus europaeus isolate LE1 chromosome 21, mLepTim1.pri, whole genome shotgun sequence. Protein-coding genes within it:
- the EARS2 gene encoding probable glutamate--tRNA ligase, mitochondrial isoform X3, with the translated sequence MATLWKKLLAPGRTPAAWGRPLGRREVSRGADPGAAVRVRFAPSPTGFLHLGGLRTALYNYIFAKKHQGHFILRLEDTDQTRLVPGAADNIEDMLEWAGISPDESPRQGGPAGPYQQSQRLQLYAQAAEALLKTGAAYRCFCSPQRLELLKKEALRNRQTPRYDNRCRDLSQGQVAQKLAKDPTPAIRFRLEEEAPAFQDLVYGWTRHEVASVEGDPVILKSDGFPTYHLACVVDDHHMGISHVLRGSEWLVSTSKHLLLYRALGWQPPRFAHLPLLLNKDGSKLSKRQGDIFLEHFAAAGFLPEALLDIITNCGSGFAENQMGRTLPELIAQFDLSRITCHSALLDLEKLPEFNRLHLRRLVSDETHRHQLVGKLQALVEEAFGSQLQDRHVLEPAYVERIILLRQGHICRLQELVSPTYSYLWTRPTVGRAQLGAISEKVDTIAKRVLGSLLMAWEKQQKMAQVFGSLLST
- the UBFD1 gene encoding ubiquitin domain-containing protein UBFD1 isoform X3, with amino-acid sequence MAAAGAPDGMEEPGMDTEAETVASEAPARPLNCVETEAAAGAAAEDSCAARGSLQPAPAQPPGDPAAQASVSNGEDAGGGAGQELVDLKIIWNKTKHDVKFPLDSTGSELKQKIHSITGLPPAMQKVMYKGLVPEDKTLREIKVTSGAKIMVVGSTINDVLAVNTPKDAAQQDAKAEENKKEPLCRQKQHRKVLDKGKPEDVMPSVKGAQERLPTVPLSGMYNKSGGKVRLTFKLEQDQLWIGTKERTEKLPMGSIKNVVSEPIEGHEDYHMMAFQLGPTEASYYWVYWVPTQYVDAIKDTVLGKWQYF
- the UBFD1 gene encoding ubiquitin domain-containing protein UBFD1 isoform X2 — translated: MAAAGAPDGMEEPGMDTEAETVASEAPARPLNCVETEAAAGAAAEDSCAARGSLQPAPAQPPGDPAAQASVSNGEDAGGGAGQELVDLKIIWNKTKHDVKFPLDSTGSELKQKIHSITGLPPAMQKVMYKGLVPEDKTLREIKVTSGAKIMVVGSTINDVLAVNTPKDAAQQDAKAEENKKEPLCRQKQHRKVLDKGKPEDVMPSVKGAQERLPTVPLSGMYNKSGGKVRLTFKLEQDQLWIGTKDSRRDRNMPNSPVSGQH
- the UBFD1 gene encoding ubiquitin domain-containing protein UBFD1 isoform X1 codes for the protein MAAAGAPDGMEEPGMDTEAETVASEAPARPLNCVETEAAAGAAAEDSCAARGSLQPAPAQPPGDPAAQASVSNGEDAGGGAGQELVDLKIIWNKTKHDVKFPLDSTGSELKQKIHSITGLPPAMQKVMYKGLVPEDKTLREIKVTSGAKIMVVGSTINDVLAVNTPKDAAQQDAKAEENKKEPLCRQKQHRKVLDKGKPEDVMPSVKGAQERLPTVPLSGMYNKSGGKVRLTFKLEQDQLWIGTKERTEKLPMGSIKNVVSEPIEGHEDYHMMTDPQ
- the EARS2 gene encoding probable glutamate--tRNA ligase, mitochondrial isoform X2: MATLWKKLLAPGRTPAAWGRPLGRREVSRGADPGAAVRVRFAPSPTGFLHLGGLRTALYNYIFAKKHQGHFILRLEDTDQTRLVPGAADNIEDMLEWAGISPDESPRQGGPAGPYQQSQRLQLYAQAAEALLKTGAAYRCFCSPQRLELLKKEALRNRQTPRYDNRCRDLSQGQVAQKLAKDPTPAIRFRLEEEAPAFQDLVYGWTRHEVASVEGDPVILKSDGFPTYHLACVVDDHHMGISHVLRGSEWLVSTSKHLLLYRALGWQPPRFAHLPLLLNKDGSKLSKRQGDIFLEHFAAAGFLPEALLDIITNCGSGFAENQMGRTLPELIAQFDLSRITCHSALLDLEKLPEFNRLHLRRLVSDETHRHQLVGKLQALVEEAFGSQLQDRHVLEPAYVERIILLRQGHICRLQELVSPTYSYLWTRPTVGRAQLGAISEKVDTIAKRVLGCQFESWLLHFRSSSLLMAWEKQQKMAQVFGSLLST
- the EARS2 gene encoding probable glutamate--tRNA ligase, mitochondrial isoform X1 — its product is MATLWKKLLAPGRTPAAWGRPLGRREVSRGADPGAAVRVRFAPSPTGFLHLGGLRTALYNYIFAKKHQGHFILRLEDTDQTRLVPGAADNIEDMLEWAGISPDESPRQGGPAGPYQQSQRLQLYAQAAEALLKTGAAYRCFCSPQRLELLKKEALRNRQTPRYDNRCRDLSQGQVAQKLAKDPTPAIRFRLEEEAPAFQDLVYGWTRHEVASVEGDPVILKSDGFPTYHLACVVDDHHMGISHVLRGSEWLVSTSKHLLLYRALGWQPPRFAHLPLLLNKDGSKLSKRQGDIFLEHFAAAGFLPEALLDIITNCGSGFAENQMGRTLPELIAQFDLSRITCHSALLDLEKLPEFNRLHLRRLVSDETHRHQLVGKLQALVEEAFGSQLQDRHVLEPAYVERIILLRQGHICRLQELVSPTYSYLWTRPTVGRAQLGAISEKVDTIAKRVLGLLERSGTSLTQDVLSGELKKLSEGLEGTKHSNVMKLLRVALSGQPQGPPVAEMMMSLGPEEVRERIQNVLSS